Proteins encoded together in one Quercus lobata isolate SW786 chromosome 3, ValleyOak3.0 Primary Assembly, whole genome shotgun sequence window:
- the LOC115981500 gene encoding thioredoxin reductase 1, mitochondrial-like isoform X1, with amino-acid sequence MSYCPKSNLLNLLKRGSKFFRKASNSAAPTAAPTSTPGQASSSAAAISSTSAMDDLHILKTRLCIIGSGPAAHTAAIYASRAELKPILFEGWMANGIAPGGQLTTTTDVENFPGFPVGINGIELMDRCRKQSLRFGTQILTETVNKVDFSTTPFKVFTDSKAVIADSIIVATGAVAKRLDFPGSGEGPGGFWNRGISACAVCDGAAPIFRNKPLAVIGGGDSAMEEATFLTKYGSIVYIIHRRDTFRASKIMQQRALTNPKIQVLWNSAVVGAYGDENTNNRVLGGLKVKNVLSGEVSDLKVSGLFFAIGHEPATKFLDGQLELDSGGYVVTRPGTTLTSVPGVFAAGDVQDKKYRQAVTAAGTGLSISSISPLHRLNFDFGASMFAALLFFILFGIICFVWVIRCICFCFCFLLGQNYVYRIDIMLNLIAWFTSLLCTAYSCIFQLEAADLHVSLFLIKLPTR; translated from the exons ATGAGTTATTGCCCTAAAAGCAACCTCTTAAATCTACTCAAAAGAGGTTCCAAGTTTTTTCGAAAGGCCTCCAACTCTGCTGCTCCCACCGCAGCTCCCACTTCCACACCTGGACAAGCATCCTCCTCTGCCGCTGCCATTTCTTCGACTTCGGCCATGGATGATCTCCATATCCTCAAAACAAGATTGTGCATCATTGGAAGTGGCCCAGCTGCCCACACTGCTGCCATATATGCATCACGTGCAGAGTTGAAACCCATCCTCTTTGAGGGGTGGATGGCCAATGGCATTGCCCCTGGTGGTCAGCTCACCACGACCACTGACGTGGAGAACTTCCCAGGATTTCCAGTTGGAATTAATGGCATTGAGCTCATGGACCGCTGCCGCAAGCAGTCACTCCGCTTTGGCACTCAGATTCTAACCGAGACCGTCAACAAGGTGGATTTCTCCACCACCCCTTTCAAGGTCTTCACTGATTCTAAGGCTGTCATTGCCGATTCTATCATTGTGGCGACTGGTGCTGTCGCAAAGCGGTTAGACTTCCCTGGCTCTGGTGAGGGCCCAGGAGGGTTTTGGAACCGAGGGATATCAGCTTGTGCTGTATGTGATGGTGCTGCACCCATTTTCAGGAACAAGCCCTTGGCAGTAATTGGAGGAGGGGATTCAGCCATGGAGGAGGCCACATTCCTCACCAAGTATGGGTCCATTGTGTACATCATCCATAGGAGAGATACATTTAGGGCTTCAAAAATTATGCAGCAGAGGGCCTTGACTAATCCTAAGATTCAAGTTCTATGGAACTCGGCAGTCGTGGGGGCATATGGGGACGAAAACACTAATAATAGGGTCTTGGGGGGGTTGAAGGTGAAGAATGTGCTGAGCGGGGAGGTTTCAGATCTCAAGGTATCGGGATTGTTCTTTGCGATAGGGCATGAGCCAGCCACCAAGTTCTTGGATGGTCAGCTGGAACTTGATTCTGGTGGCTATGTTGTCACAAGGCCAGGGACCACCCTGACTAGTGTGCCTGGAGTTTTTGCTGCCGGAGATGTCCAGGATAAAAAGTATAGGCAGGCTGTTACTGCTGCCGGCACTGGTTTGTCAATATCCTCTATCTCTCCCCTTCATcgtttaaattttgattttggagcTTCTATGTTTGCAGCACTtctcttcttcattttatttggGATTATATGTTTTGTGTGGGTAATAAg gtgtatttgtttctgtttctgttttttGCTGGGTCAAAATTATGTTTATCGCATTGATATAATGCTGAACTTAATTGCCTGGTTCACTTCTCTTCTCTGTACTGCttactcatgcatttttcaaCTAGAAGCTGCTGATTTAcatgtttctttgttcttgATCAAATTGCCCACCAGATAA
- the LOC115982529 gene encoding trafficking protein particle complex subunit 6B — protein sequence MGREVSESCVDSLLTEMVSSYCDRFYANKPDLAARRIEAIGFQVGLQLSERYTMERPRFSDHLEAIKFICKDFWSELFKKQIDNLKTNHRGTFVLQDNRFRWLARMSVDPSPENGDLSQDNPPAENKAAQATSMHLYFPCGIIRGALSNLGIPCAVTADISNLPACSFVVRIKA from the exons atgGGGAGAGAGGTGTCAGAGAGCTGCGTGGATAGTCTACTAACCGAAATGGTCTCCTCTTACTGCGATCGCTTCTACGCCAATAAGCCTGACCTCGCCGCTCGTCGGATCGAAGCCATCGGCTTTCAGGTCGGCCTCCAGCTCTCCGAACG GTATACCATGGAGCGGCCTCGTTTCAGTGATCATCTAGAGGCAATCAAGTTCATCTGCAAGGACTTCTGGTCCGAGCTCTTCAAGAAGCAAATAGACAACTTGAAGACCAATCATAGA GGTACGTTTGTCTTGCAAGATAATCGATTTCGTTGGCTTGCACGTATGTCAGTTGATCCATCTCCTGAAAATGGAGATTTATCTCAAGATAATCCCCCAGCTGAAAACAAGGCTGCACAAGCTACTAGCATGCATCTATATTTCCCATGTGGAATCATAAGGGGCGCTCTTTCAAATTTGGGAATTCCTTGTGCAGTTACTGCAGATATATCCAACCTTCCTGCAT GTTCATTTGTGGTTCGCATAAAAGCCTAA
- the LOC115981500 gene encoding thioredoxin reductase NTRB-like isoform X2, whose translation MSYCPKSNLLNLLKRGSKFFRKASNSAAPTAAPTSTPGQASSSAAAISSTSAMDDLHILKTRLCIIGSGPAAHTAAIYASRAELKPILFEGWMANGIAPGGQLTTTTDVENFPGFPVGINGIELMDRCRKQSLRFGTQILTETVNKVDFSTTPFKVFTDSKAVIADSIIVATGAVAKRLDFPGSGEGPGGFWNRGISACAVCDGAAPIFRNKPLAVIGGGDSAMEEATFLTKYGSIVYIIHRRDTFRASKIMQQRALTNPKIQVLWNSAVVGAYGDENTNNRVLGGLKVKNVLSGEVSDLKVSGLFFAIGHEPATKFLDGQLELDSGGYVVTRPGTTLTSVPGVFAAGDVQDKKYRQAVTAAGTGCMAALEAEHYLQEIGSQEVKID comes from the exons ATGAGTTATTGCCCTAAAAGCAACCTCTTAAATCTACTCAAAAGAGGTTCCAAGTTTTTTCGAAAGGCCTCCAACTCTGCTGCTCCCACCGCAGCTCCCACTTCCACACCTGGACAAGCATCCTCCTCTGCCGCTGCCATTTCTTCGACTTCGGCCATGGATGATCTCCATATCCTCAAAACAAGATTGTGCATCATTGGAAGTGGCCCAGCTGCCCACACTGCTGCCATATATGCATCACGTGCAGAGTTGAAACCCATCCTCTTTGAGGGGTGGATGGCCAATGGCATTGCCCCTGGTGGTCAGCTCACCACGACCACTGACGTGGAGAACTTCCCAGGATTTCCAGTTGGAATTAATGGCATTGAGCTCATGGACCGCTGCCGCAAGCAGTCACTCCGCTTTGGCACTCAGATTCTAACCGAGACCGTCAACAAGGTGGATTTCTCCACCACCCCTTTCAAGGTCTTCACTGATTCTAAGGCTGTCATTGCCGATTCTATCATTGTGGCGACTGGTGCTGTCGCAAAGCGGTTAGACTTCCCTGGCTCTGGTGAGGGCCCAGGAGGGTTTTGGAACCGAGGGATATCAGCTTGTGCTGTATGTGATGGTGCTGCACCCATTTTCAGGAACAAGCCCTTGGCAGTAATTGGAGGAGGGGATTCAGCCATGGAGGAGGCCACATTCCTCACCAAGTATGGGTCCATTGTGTACATCATCCATAGGAGAGATACATTTAGGGCTTCAAAAATTATGCAGCAGAGGGCCTTGACTAATCCTAAGATTCAAGTTCTATGGAACTCGGCAGTCGTGGGGGCATATGGGGACGAAAACACTAATAATAGGGTCTTGGGGGGGTTGAAGGTGAAGAATGTGCTGAGCGGGGAGGTTTCAGATCTCAAGGTATCGGGATTGTTCTTTGCGATAGGGCATGAGCCAGCCACCAAGTTCTTGGATGGTCAGCTGGAACTTGATTCTGGTGGCTATGTTGTCACAAGGCCAGGGACCACCCTGACTAGTGTGCCTGGAGTTTTTGCTGCCGGAGATGTCCAGGATAAAAAGTATAGGCAGGCTGTTACTGCTGCCGGCACTG GTTGCATGGCGGCTTTGGAAGCCGAACATTACTTGCAAGAGATTGGATCTCAAGAGGttaaaattgattga